One region of Peromyscus eremicus chromosome 4, PerEre_H2_v1, whole genome shotgun sequence genomic DNA includes:
- the Tp53rk gene encoding EKC/KEOPS complex subunit TP53RK — protein sequence MAEASSEREAEAEALAAARERSRLFLSGLELVQQGAEARVFRGRFQGRAAVVKHRFPKSYRHPALEARLGRRRTVQEARALLRCRRAGIAAPVVFFVDYASNCLYMEEIEDSVTVRDYIQSTMETEKDPQCLMGLARRMGQVLARMHDEDLIHGDLTTSNMLLKRPLEQLHIVLIDFGLSFVSGLPEDKGVDLYVLEKAFLSTHPHTEAVFEAFLKSYGASSKKSSPVLKKLDEVRLRGRKRSMVG from the exons ATGGCCGAGGCGTCCTCGGAGCGGGAGGCGGAGGCCGAGGCGCTGGCCGCGGCGCGCGAGCGGAGCCGCCTCTTCCTGAGCGGCCTGGAGCTGGTGCAGCAGGGCGCCGAGGCGCGCGTCTTCCGCGGCCGCTTCCAGGGCCGCGCGGCCGTGGTGAAGCACCGCTTCCCCAAGAGCTACCGGCACCCGGCGCTGGAGGCGCGGCTCGGCCGGCGGAGGACGGTGCAGGAGGCTCGCGCGCTGCTCCGCTGCCGCCGAGCGG GGATAGCTGCTCCAGTTGTCTTCTTCGTGGACTATGCTTCTAACTGCTTATATATGGAAGAAATCGAAGACTCGGTGACTGTTCGCGATTATATTCAGTCCACTATGGAGACTGAGAAAGACCCCCAGTGCCTCATGGGCTTGGCCAGGAGAATGGGGCAGGTTCTGGCTAGAATGCACGATGAAGACCTCATTCACGGGGACCTCACCACCTCCAACATGCTCCTGAAACGGCCCCTGGAGCAGCTGCACATTGTGCTCATCGACTTCGGCCTGAGTTTTGTTTCGGGACTGCCGGAAGATAAAGGCGTCGACCTCTATGTCCTAGAGAAGGCCTTCCTCAGCACCCACCCCCACACCGAGGCCGTGTTTGAAGCCTTTCTGAAGAGCTATGGTGCTTCCTCCAAGAAGTCCAGTCCAGTGCTGAAGAAGTTAGACGAGGTGCGCCTGAGAGGGAGAAAGCGGTCCATGGTCGGGTAG